The proteins below are encoded in one region of Styela clava chromosome 4, kaStyClav1.hap1.2, whole genome shotgun sequence:
- the LOC120326178 gene encoding huntingtin-interacting protein 1-like, with protein MKRGVPASLEVDKETFEKVQTTSIQKAINQHEVPAKEKHVRNAILGTYQEKGAYTFWHVVRRLQLSTHVITCWKFCHVLHRMLRDGHESTLSCSVKYKQQVKDLGKIWSHAGQAYGTIISKYSKCLVQRMEFQVKYSEFPGNFSISDDTLEKIGNNDMNTSLELCVDILDCLDSQMDLQEAIFRTLDFSKAISMTAAGQCRLAACIPIILDSSQMYDYSVKLLLKLHACLPPDTLIGHRDRFTYLYEKLKKFYYQCSNMLYFKKLIQIPIIPESPPNF; from the coding sequence ATGAAACGAGGAGTGCCGGCTTCATTGGAGGTTGACAAAGAAACCTTTGAAAAAGTACAAACCACAAGTATACAGAAAGCTATTAATCAGCATGAAGTACCAGCAAAAGAAAAGCATGTTCGAAATGCAATATTGGGGACTTATCAAGAGAAGGGTGCGTACACTTTTTGGCATGTTGTACGTCGATTACAGCTTTCCACTCATGTGATAACTTGCTGGAAGTTTTGTCATGTGTTACATAGAATGCTAAGGGATGGACATGAGAGCACGCTTTCCTGTTCAGTCAAGTACAAACAGCAAGTCAAAGACCTTGGGAAAATTTGGTCTCATGCTGGCCAAGCATATGgtacaataatttcaaaatactcCAAATGTTTGGTACAAAGAATGGAATTCCAAGTCAAGTATTCAGAGTTTCCCGGgaatttttctatttcagaTGATACGCTAGAAAAAATAGGTAACAATGATATGAATACATCTTTGGAATTATGTGTAGACATTCTTGACTGCTTGGATTCACAAATGGATCTACAAGAAGCAATATTTCGCACGCTTGATTTCTCAAAAGCAATATCAATGACTGCTGCAGGCCAGTGCAGACTTGCAGCTTGTATTCCTATAATTTTGGATTCTAGTCAGATGTATGACTATTCAGTGAAACTTCTGTTGAAACTTCATGCATGTCTGCCGCCAGATACACTTATAGGGCATCGCGATCGTTTTACGTATCTTtatgaaaagttgaaaaaattttattatcaatgcAGCAATATGCTATATTTCAAAAAGCTCATTCAAATTCCAATTATACCAGAATCTCCACCCAATTTTTAG
- the LOC120326183 gene encoding cytochrome c oxidase assembly factor 8-like, translating to MYVGHLAHSTIKPFVLKNYAMGLDHLWRRAYHVTVIRGVEMVGAPDKLSKIRPYKCTTAPEATQLEKRLNMLKTETQQWHHSFWSKHNERFNQGKEEYIKNHKKYLSSMNIGDAKQTLNAEDMAMFHKMFLKQNHSLNTQYDREWRYRNRKILLLMLKVELQKQFHKLRKKFL from the exons ATGTACGTTGGACATCTAGCTCATTCAACAATAAAGCCTTTTGTCCTAAAAAATTATGCAATGGGCTTGGACCACTTATGGCGCAGAGCATATCATGTCACGGTTATCAGGGGTGTAGAAATGGTCGGGGCACCTGACAAGCTTTCAAAAATCCGGCCATACAAATGCACAACAGCACCTGAAGCAACCCAACTAGAAAAACGGCTCAACATGCTGAAAACAGAAACTCAACAATGGCATCATAGTTTCTGGAGCAAACACAATGAGAGATTTAATCAAGGGAAAgaagaatatattaaaaatcataAGAAATATTTATCATCTATGAATATAGGAGATGCGAAACAAACTTTAAATGCAGAAGACATGGCAATGTTtcataaaatgtttttgaaacaaaatcacTCTCTGAACACTCAGTATGACAG gGAATGGAGATACAGAAATAGAAAAATCCTTCTTTTGATGCTAAAAGTTGAATTGCAAAAACAGTTTcacaaattgagaaaaaaattccTCTGA
- the LOC120326170 gene encoding mitochondrial ribosome-associated GTPase 1-like: protein MQVFLDRLSRSSIILIVYIMFYYAIKYYIVSHSLIDVDLIDMGAMRESFDFGTKKMLGHWFPRHMGKGLRQMRAVLRKIDCVIEVHDCRIPMSGRNPALQMSLSAKPKLLVFNKVDSAQPTDKELELLHDRLRTEGVLDYLFTNCLPGDNGELDASVSEVIPRCVEIINRDERYDREGEAGIEMMIVGVPNVGKSSLINALRRTHLQKGKAAAVGRSPGQTRSLMYKIKVCEKPLIYLHDTPGILEPKLKDLHSGMKLSLCNTIKDHLVGPAMIADYLLFTLNQKKQFKYMEKYGFQEPCDDIHKVLLNLAIKAKKYQNRKVLTGTGSQVIKIPDYNYAANLMLADFREGLLGKFIIDDLDESYDSIDYDWQ from the exons atgcaggtatttcTAGATAGATTAAGTAGATCAAGTATAATTCTCATTgtatatattatgttttattatgcaataaaatattacatagtTTCACACTCGTTAATTGATGTAGATCTCATTGATATGGGGGCGATGCGTGAGTCATTTGATTTTGGGACGAAGAAAATGCTGGGACACTGGTTTCCAAGACACATGGGAAAAG GTCTTCGACAAATGCGAGCGGTTCTTCGCAAGATTGATTGTGTCATAGAAGTTCATGATTGTAGGATACCAATGTCAGGTAGAAATCCAGCTTTGCAGATGTCGTTATCTGCCAAACCGAAACTACTTGTCTTCAACAAAGTAGATTCAGCGCAG CCAACCGACAAAGAGTTGGAGTTGCTTCATGATCGATTACGCACGGAGGGTGTATTGGATTATTTGTTCACAAACTGTCTTCCTGGAGACAATGGAGAACTTGATGCATCAGTCTCTGAA GTTATCCCAAGGTGTGTCGAAATCATTAACAGAGATGAGAGATATGACAGAGAGGGTGAGGCTGGGATAGAAATGATGATTGTTGGGGTTCCTAACGTTGGAAAATCTTCACTAATCAATGCCCTTCGTAGAACACATCTTCAAAAGGGAAAAGCTGCAGCTGTAGGTAGATCACCAGGACAAACAAGGTCACTTATGTATAAAATAAAG GTTTGTGAAAAGCCTTTAATTTATTTACACGACACACCAGGGATCCTAGAGCCAAAACTGAAAGATCTCCACAGTGGAATGAAGTTATCATTATGTAACACCATAAAAGACCATTTAGTTGGACCAGCAATGATTGCAGACTATCTTTTATTCACTCTCAATCAAAAGAAACAATTCAA ATATATGGAAAAGTATGGATTCCAGGAACCATGTGATGACATACATAAAGTGCTATTGAATCTTGCgataaaagcaaaaaaatatcaaaaccgGAAGGTTCTTACTGGAACTGGATCGCAGGTTATAAAAATACCAGACTACAACTATGCAGCAAATCTCATGTTAGCAGATTTTCGTGAAGGACTGCTTGGAAAATTCATAATAGACGATTTAGATGAATCCTACGATTCTATTGATTATGATTGGCAATAA
- the LOC120326180 gene encoding RPA-interacting protein B-like translates to MSQKIRSTVPSSKHADLYKLGSPPTWKESYKRRCAVRLKGSRAKLLQRYRDLGDVDTSEYKPDLDSSVVDDVMREEWDLMQNTSETDFNAMLDTMEQIKLELMLQEREILMQYDRMKEFDESTFKNVVSEHDSINNSHVVPCPICHSNYLEKHLNIIVCKCGVQIDTEQDCITLQHIDVQLRVGVNSHTEHCDAKPVFGLIENLGSKNLLMSCNSCDFMFVVI, encoded by the coding sequence ATGTCTCAAAAAATCCGTAGCACGGTTCCCAGTTCTAAACATGCCGATTTGTATAAGTTAGGATCACCACCAACATGGAAAGAATCATATAAACGTCGATGCGCTGTCCGCTTAAAAGGTAGCAGAGCAAAATTGCTACAACGCTACAGAGATTTGGGAGATGTGGATACATCAGAATACAAACCTGATTTAGACTCTAGTGTTGTAGACGATGTAATGCGAGAAGAATGGGATCTGATGCAAAATACTTCAGAAACTGATTTCAATGCAATGCTTGATACTATGGAGCAAATCAAACTAGAGCTAATGCTACAAGAAAGAGAAATCCTAATGCAATATGACCGTATGAAGGAGTTTGATGAATCAACTTTCAAGAATGTTGTTTCTGAACATGATAGCATAAATAACTCACATGTAGTGCCCTGCCCAATATGCCATTCCAACTATCTTGAAAAACATCTCAACATTATTGTTTGCAAATGTGGCGTACAGATTGACACAGAACAAGACTGTATTACTTTGCAACATATTGATGTGCAATTGAGAGTTGGGGTCAATTCACATACTGAGCACTGTGATGCAAAACCAGTTTTTGGATTGATTGAAAACTTGGGATCAAAAAACTTGCTTATGTCCTGTAATTCCTGTGATTTTATGTTTGTGGTAATTTAA
- the LOC120326192 gene encoding uncharacterized protein LOC120326192 → MGKYSKYSSNYPTQYNNWMYPPKNIGLLKYFTMNCQGIWRTNASAIKGSWSYVIATTVVVYGMYKITKAGKGTKFHQSVKDQKGNWLYGPPSQKFIDEIHEHHIMHAPHK, encoded by the exons ATGGGAAAATACTCCAAATACAGCAGCAATTATCCAACCCAGTATAATAACTGGATGTATCCACCAAAAAACATTGGATTGCTCAAATACTTCACTATGAATTGTCAAGGAATTTGGAGAACAAATGCCTCTGCAATAAAAGGAAGTTGGTCATACGTTATAGCTACTACTGTGGTTGTATATGGAATGTATAAGATAACAAAGGCTGGCA AGGGTACCAAGTTTCATCAGAGTGTTAAAGATCAGAAGGGAAATTGGCTATATG GACCTCCATCTCAAAAATTCATCGATGAGATTCATGAGCATCATATCATGCATGCACctcacaaataa